A region from the Aegilops tauschii subsp. strangulata cultivar AL8/78 chromosome 5, Aet v6.0, whole genome shotgun sequence genome encodes:
- the LOC109742386 gene encoding probable sarcosine oxidase — translation MAAPPTERSFDVIVVGAGIMGSCAAHAAAAWGASVLLLERFDLLHQRGSSHGESRTTRPIYTRPQYPPMVRLAHRLWDDAQRDAGYAVLTPTPHFNLGPRDDPAFLAAVANGSAIELAPSSADAPAWAEAFRVPQGWAVARSELGLGLGGVIKATKAVAMFQALAAKMGAVVRDRAEVVDVARKQGEGGTIVVKTSSGEEFHGGKCIITVGAWATKLLKSVTGTDLPVQSVHTLVCYWKVKPGREHELTAEAGFPTFGSYGDHGFYGTPSMEYPGLIKISKSGGPPCDPDGRDWAIGTGAGGMAELVARWIDEVMPGHVDTTGGPVLCQPCMCCMTPDQDFVLDFLNGKEFGRDVVVGAGFSGHGFKMGPAVGKILAEMALDGESGTAAEAGVELSHFRIGRFEGNPKGNAKSF, via the exons ATGGCTGCGCCGCCGACCGAGCGCTCGTTCGACGTGATCGTGGTGGGCGCGGGCATAATGGGCAGCTGCGCGGCGCACGCGGCGGCGGCCTGGGGCGCGAGCGTGCTCCTGCTCGAGCGCTTCGACCTGCTGCACCAGCGCGGCTCGTCGCACGGCGAGTCCCGTACCACCCGCCCCATCTACACGCGGCCGCAGTACCCACCCATGGTCCGCCTCGCGCACCGCCTCTGGGACGATGCCCAGCGCGACGCCGGGTACGCCGTCCTCACGCCCACCCCGCACTTCAACCTGGGGCCACGGGACGATCCGGCCTTCCTAGCCGCCGTCGCCAACGGCAGCGCCATCGAGCTCGCGCCGTCGTCGGCGGATGCACCGGCGTGGGCGGAAGCTTTCAGGGTGCCACAGGGGTGGGCGGTGGCCAGAAGCGAGCTGGGCCTGGGCCTGGGCGGTGTGATAAAGGCGACCAAGGCGGTGGCCATGTTCCAGGCGCTCGCCGCCAAGATGGGGGCCGTTGTGAGGGACAGGGCGGAGGTGGTCGACGTCGCCAGGAAGCAAG GAGAAGGAGGTACGATCGTGGTGAAGACATCAAGCGGCGAGGAGTTCCACGGCGGCAAGTGCATCATCACGGTGGGCGCGTGGGCGACCAAGTTGTTGAAGTCCGTCACCGGCACCGACCTGCCGGTGCAGTCGGTGCACACCCTCGTCTGCTACTGGAAGGTCAAGCCCGGGCGCGAGCACGAGCTGACTGCAGAGGCCGGATTCCCGACGTTCGGGAGCTACGGCGACCACGGCTTCTACGGCACGCCGTCGATGGAGTACCCTGGCCTGATCAAGATCTCCAAGAGCGGCGGGCCGCCGTGCGACCCAGACGGCAGGGACTGGGCCATCGGCACCGGCGCGGGGGGGATGGCGGAGCTCGTGGCGCGGTGGATCGACGAGGTGATGCCGGGTCACGTGGACACCACCGGCGGGCCGGTGCTCTGCCAGCCGTGCATGTGTTGCATGACGCCCGACCAGGACTTCGTGCTTGACTTCTTGAACGGGAAGGAGTTCGGGAGGGACGTGGTGGTCGGCGCAGGGTTCTCCGGTCACGGTTTCAAGATGGGCCCCGCCGTCGGGAAGATCCTCGCCGAGATGGCGTTGGACGGCGAGTCAGGGACGGCGGCAGAGGCCGGCGTGGAGCTCAGTCATTTCAGGATCGGACGGTTCGAGGGCAATCCGAAGGGGAACGCCAAGAGTTTCTGA